The following coding sequences are from one Microtus pennsylvanicus isolate mMicPen1 chromosome 1, mMicPen1.hap1, whole genome shotgun sequence window:
- the Hes1 gene encoding transcription factor HES-1, whose protein sequence is MPADIMEKNSSSPVAATPASVNTTPDKPKTASEHRKSSKPIMEKRRRARINESLSQLKTLILDALKKDSSRHSKLEKADILEMTVKHLRNLQRAQMTAALSTDPSVLGKYRAGFSECMNEVTRFLSTCEGVNTEVRTRLLGHLANCMTQINAMTYPGQPHPALQAPPPPPSGPGGPQHAPFAPPPPLVPIPGGAAPPPGSAPCKLGSQAGEAAKVFGGFQVVPAPDGQFAFLIPNGAFAHSGPVIPVYTSNSGTSVGPNAVSPSSGSSLTADSMWRPWRN, encoded by the exons atgccaGCTGATATAATGGAGAAAAACTCCTCGTCCCCGGTGGCTGCTACCCCAGCCAGTGTCAACACGACACCGGACAAACCAAAGACCGCCTCTGAGCACAGAAAG TCGTCAAAGCCTATCATGGAAAAGAGGCGAAGAGCAAGAATAAATGAAAGTCTGAGCCAGCTGAAAACACTGATTTTGGATGCACTTAAGAAAGAT AGCTCCCGGCATTCCAAGCTGGAGAAGGCAGACATTCTGGAAATGACAGTGAAGCACCTCCGGAACCTGCAGCGGGCGCAGATGACCG ccgcGCTCAGCACAGACCCGAGCGTGTTGGGGAAGTACCGCGCCGGCTTCAGCGAGTGCATGAACGAGGTGACCCGCTTCCTGTCCACGTGTGAGGGCGTTAACACCGAGGTGCGCACTCGGCTCCTGGGCCACCTGGCCAACTGCATGACCCAGATCAACGCCATGACCTACCCCGGGCAGCCGCACCCCGCCTTGCaggcgccgccgccgcccccaTCAGGACCCGGCGGCCCCCAGCACGCGCCGTTCGCGCCGCCACCACCGCTTGTGCCCATCCCCGGGGGCGCGGCGCCCCCTCCCGGCAGCGCACCCTGCAAGTTGGGCAGCCAGGCTGGAGAGGCTGCCAAGGTTTTTGGCGGCTTCCAGGTGGTGCCGGCTCCTGACGGCCAATTTGCCTTCCTCATCCCCAACGGGGCCTTCGCCCACAGCGGCCCGGTCATCCCGGTCTACACCAGCAACAGCGGGACCTCGGTCGGTCCTAACGCAGTGTCTCCTTCCAGCGGTTCCTCGCTCACTGCGGACTCCATGTGGAGGCCGTGGCGGAACTGA